From a single Apium graveolens cultivar Ventura chromosome 2, ASM990537v1, whole genome shotgun sequence genomic region:
- the LOC141687122 gene encoding uncharacterized protein LOC141687122 — translation MTKWVEAKAMRTINQQDCIKFMNNILMRFGISRVLVLDNGPQFVGSEFKEFKSYLQERGIKHKKSLVANPHGNGQEEITNRILLQGIEKRLRESKSKCPEELFNVRWAYRTIPRTSTGKPPFKIAYRTEAMLPIEVGSPSHRVINFEEIANEEGFGTTWSLLKKFGTKL, via the coding sequence ATGACTAAATGGGTGGAAGCGAAGGCAATGAGGACCATCAATCAACAAGACTGTATAAAATTCATGAATAATATTTTGATGAGATTTGGGATCTCGAGGGTCCTGGTATTGGACAATGGACCACAGTTCGTCGGATCAGAATTCAAAGAATTCAAATCCTATCTCCAAGAGCGAGGAATCAAACACAAAAAGTCATTGGTAGCAAACCCTCATGGGAATGGACAAGAAGAAATCACAAACAGAATTCTCCTTCAGGGCATCGAGAAGAGACTTCGAGAAAGTAAGAGCAAATGTCCAGAAGAGTTGTTTAACGTACGATGGGCCTACAGGACCATCCCCCGGACAAGCACAGGAAAACCCCCTTTCAAGATAGCTTACAGAACAGAAGCAATGCTGCCAATCGAAGTGGGATCCCCTTCTCACCGAGTAATAAATTTTGAGGAAATAGCTAACGAGGAGGGGTTCGGGACAACATGGAgcttattgaagaagtttgggaCCAAGCTATAG